The following proteins come from a genomic window of Armatimonadota bacterium:
- a CDS encoding 2-oxo acid dehydrogenase subunit E2: MAVEILFPELGESVHEGQVSKWLKQVGDFVKEDEPVVEIMTDKVNTELPSPATGILVEITVPEGDEVEVFHKMGVIEEDEAKAREMIASGASASVETKVAVAAVATAANEPVVTPSGDRKWFTPVVRAMARESGISDSQLAAISGTGQGGRVTKKDLVAYLKNGGAVPKLDARPSAPTVAGPEQTVTKLTGMRKMIADHMVRSAQSPVVSTLIEVDLTAVVDFRTNNKESFQKQHGVKLTYTPFFIEAITNTLVEFPALNSSLTDDDEVVTNRAVHMGIAVSLGEDGTGGLIVPVIRDCHKKTLVEVARDLAEIAKRARASQLGTEDVKGGTFTLTNPGTYGATLGTPMINAPQAGIVGIYGIKKRPVVINDAIAIRSMVNIVLTYDHRLVDGMTAGKFLQALRRRLEEFDFYR; the protein is encoded by the coding sequence ATGGCTGTCGAGATACTTTTCCCTGAGTTGGGCGAATCGGTCCACGAAGGACAGGTCAGCAAGTGGCTGAAGCAGGTTGGCGACTTCGTCAAGGAGGACGAACCGGTCGTGGAGATCATGACCGACAAGGTCAACACTGAGCTCCCTTCGCCGGCAACGGGCATCCTCGTCGAGATCACCGTGCCCGAAGGCGACGAAGTCGAGGTGTTCCACAAGATGGGCGTCATCGAGGAGGATGAGGCCAAGGCAAGGGAGATGATCGCCAGCGGAGCATCGGCATCGGTGGAAACAAAGGTTGCCGTAGCCGCCGTCGCGACTGCTGCCAATGAGCCGGTAGTCACACCATCCGGCGATCGCAAGTGGTTTACGCCCGTCGTGCGAGCGATGGCTCGCGAAAGCGGGATCAGCGACAGCCAGCTCGCCGCGATCAGCGGAACAGGCCAGGGCGGCAGGGTCACGAAGAAGGACCTTGTTGCCTACCTGAAGAACGGCGGAGCTGTACCAAAGCTGGACGCTAGGCCGAGCGCGCCGACAGTCGCTGGCCCAGAGCAAACGGTCACGAAGCTGACCGGAATGCGCAAGATGATCGCAGACCACATGGTGCGCTCAGCGCAGTCGCCCGTCGTCAGCACGCTGATCGAAGTCGACCTCACGGCCGTCGTTGATTTCCGCACGAACAACAAAGAGTCATTCCAGAAACAGCACGGCGTAAAACTGACCTACACTCCGTTCTTCATCGAGGCGATCACCAATACGCTGGTCGAGTTCCCGGCGCTCAACTCTTCGCTGACGGACGACGACGAGGTTGTGACCAACCGCGCCGTGCACATGGGCATCGCCGTCTCGCTCGGCGAGGACGGCACCGGCGGACTGATCGTTCCGGTGATCCGCGACTGCCACAAGAAGACGCTCGTCGAAGTTGCGCGAGACCTGGCTGAGATCGCCAAAAGGGCGCGCGCCAGCCAGCTCGGCACGGAGGACGTCAAGGGCGGGACGTTCACGCTGACCAACCCCGGCACGTACGGAGCGACGCTCGGCACTCCGATGATCAACGCGCCGCAGGCCGGCATCGTCGGGATTTACGGCATCAAAAAGCGCCCGGTCGTGATCAACGACGCGATCGCGATCCGCTCGATGGTGAACATTGTGCTCACTTACGACCACAGGCTGGTCGACGGCATGACCGCAGGGAAGTTCCTGCAGGCGCTGAGAAGGCGGCTCGAAGAGTTCGACTTCTATCGGTAG
- a CDS encoding phenylalanine 4-monooxygenase: MANKIAEKFEPGVGMTTNMAPYIEEVRGGDDLYIDQPYGLYSEDNHECWRRLYARMLPSWEKYANEHFMKGIGSLMMDPNKVPLLDDVNVKLSKLTGFKAKAVAGYIPAYKFMESLRNRVFPTTITIRHKDELDYLPEPDIFHDIAGHVPMHTDPAFADALVRFGDAAHTAAEICNAMPDEEEKVRRLTSIIKAMARFFWFTVEFGLMKDKTGKGYKVYGSGILSSQGEIVYSIEDKDAQRYPAQLEWMVNQYFEIDKFQPLYFVVDSFDHLFSLTDELIVWMKEGKLNNVSPGEPHISETDLKSFMEASATV, encoded by the coding sequence ATGGCAAACAAAATCGCAGAGAAGTTTGAACCGGGCGTCGGTATGACGACCAACATGGCGCCGTATATCGAGGAGGTGCGCGGTGGGGACGATCTTTACATAGATCAACCGTACGGTCTGTACTCGGAGGACAACCACGAGTGCTGGCGGCGTCTCTACGCACGAATGCTTCCGAGCTGGGAGAAGTACGCCAACGAACACTTCATGAAGGGCATCGGCAGCCTGATGATGGACCCGAACAAAGTGCCCTTGCTCGACGACGTCAATGTGAAGCTCTCCAAGCTGACTGGTTTCAAGGCCAAGGCCGTCGCCGGTTACATACCAGCGTATAAGTTCATGGAGAGCTTGCGGAATCGCGTGTTCCCAACTACGATCACGATTCGACACAAGGACGAGCTGGACTACTTGCCCGAGCCCGACATCTTCCACGACATCGCGGGCCACGTGCCGATGCACACCGACCCGGCGTTCGCCGACGCGCTGGTCCGGTTCGGCGACGCTGCGCACACGGCCGCCGAGATCTGCAACGCGATGCCAGACGAGGAGGAGAAGGTGCGCCGCCTGACCAGCATCATCAAAGCGATGGCGCGGTTCTTCTGGTTCACGGTCGAGTTTGGGCTCATGAAGGACAAGACGGGGAAGGGGTACAAGGTTTACGGCAGCGGCATCCTCAGCTCGCAAGGCGAAATCGTGTACTCGATCGAGGACAAGGACGCGCAGCGGTATCCGGCTCAGCTCGAGTGGATGGTCAACCAGTACTTCGAGATCGACAAATTCCAGCCGCTGTACTTCGTCGTCGACTCGTTCGACCACCTGTTCTCGCTGACCGACGAGCTGATCGTATGGATGAAGGAGGGCAAGCTGAACAACGTCTCCCCCGGCGAGCCCCACATCAGCGAGACTGACCTCAAGAGCTTCATGGAAGCCAGCGCGACGGTGTAG
- a CDS encoding response regulator — protein MAALKILVCDDERHIVRLIQVNLEREGWEVVTAYDGKEGLEKVKAEKPDLLVLDVMMPYMDGFEVLKSIRKDPATEKLPVIMLTAKAQDKDVFEGYHFGADMYLTKPFNPRELVSFVQRIAKGDVGDGEGKGSKRYDLD, from the coding sequence ATGGCGGCATTGAAAATACTGGTTTGTGACGACGAGCGGCACATCGTTCGCCTGATTCAAGTGAACTTGGAGAGGGAGGGCTGGGAAGTCGTGACGGCGTATGACGGCAAGGAGGGCCTGGAGAAGGTCAAAGCTGAAAAGCCCGATCTTCTCGTCCTCGACGTCATGATGCCGTATATGGACGGCTTTGAAGTGCTGAAGTCGATTCGTAAGGATCCGGCTACCGAAAAGCTTCCAGTCATCATGTTGACGGCAAAGGCGCAGGACAAGGACGTGTTCGAGGGTTACCACTTCGGCGCTGACATGTACCTGACCAAGCCGTTCAACCCGCGAGAGTTGGTCAGCTTCGTCCAACGCATCGCAAAGGGTGATGTTGGGGACGGTGAAGGCAAGGGATCGAAGCGGTACGACTTGGACTGA
- a CDS encoding fumarylacetoacetate hydrolase family protein, with amino-acid sequence MQLCRFVLKEQPDQVRSGIMLDDRYYETDGDRAVGIRDPGQIALLPPVGAPPSIRAFNQYHDGHGQVQYTYQYLNSSGIYGPNASIDVSSFGTSFDIDVRICGVIRDAGELIEPEEAVGFTLGYSILIVIVSLELALEEEQHNLPTGPSQDIATSIGPFLTTPESLTEFMVGSNPTAFNWKYDVKVNDQEIMHGLDESNKPFAELLSYASRIRRLQSADVIAWPKLEKAPMEDSQLGRPLTSGDRIEVSVDGLGKLVANLE; translated from the coding sequence GTGCAGCTATGCCGGTTCGTTCTGAAGGAGCAGCCCGATCAAGTTCGGTCCGGCATCATGCTCGACGACAGATACTACGAGACCGATGGAGATCGAGCCGTCGGAATCCGCGACCCAGGACAGATCGCGCTGCTTCCTCCAGTCGGCGCCCCCCCGTCCATCCGGGCCTTCAACCAGTATCACGACGGGCACGGCCAGGTTCAGTATACGTATCAGTACTTGAACTCCAGCGGCATATACGGACCGAACGCTTCGATTGACGTTTCTTCGTTCGGAACGTCGTTCGACATTGACGTTCGCATTTGCGGGGTTATTAGGGACGCCGGCGAGTTGATCGAGCCCGAGGAAGCCGTTGGGTTCACGCTTGGGTATTCGATCCTCATCGTGATCGTCTCGCTCGAGCTTGCGCTGGAGGAGGAGCAGCACAACTTGCCGACCGGGCCGTCACAAGATATCGCGACTTCCATCGGCCCGTTCCTGACAACCCCCGAAAGCCTGACGGAGTTCATGGTCGGATCAAACCCCACCGCGTTCAACTGGAAGTACGACGTAAAGGTGAACGATCAAGAAATCATGCACGGCCTGGACGAATCCAACAAGCCGTTTGCTGAGCTGTTGTCGTACGCCAGCCGGATTCGCCGATTGCAAAGCGCCGACGTCATCGCCTGGCCGAAACTTGAGAAAGCCCCCATGGAGGATTCGCAACTCGGTCGGCCTCTCACGTCCGGGGACCGAATCGAGGTCAGCGTCGATGGGCTCGGCAAGCTCGTCGCCAACTTGGAGTAA
- a CDS encoding insulinase family protein, with amino-acid sequence MESISSSTLDNGVRVLVEPITHVGSASIGLWCSTGSTCETPREAGITHFIEHMLFKGTAKRSALQIAEEIEGRGGALNAFTDKENTCYYCRVLAEDTEVGIDVLADMVCDSALAEEEMEREKGVVLEEIKRSDDEPSDHVHELHIQALWKDSPFGKPVLGVPDTVSSFSPDDLRNYMARRYNGATILLAVAGNVDPEDVRNWAEESLGGIPAGDRGNGLARPEGAAGENIIAKDIEQVHFCIGGDGVSMHDDDRYAAIVMDGVLGSGMSSRLFQEVREKRGLAYAIGSYMLSYSTGGAFTVFGGTGMKTWQQVQDIVRSEFDKLMKSGAPDGELEKVKKNFAGHVVLALESTSTRMMRMARNEINYGRQIPVEETLDAVRAVTNDQLMTIANRVLSKDNTSTTAIGPF; translated from the coding sequence TTGGAATCGATCAGCAGTTCTACGCTTGACAACGGAGTTCGCGTTCTCGTCGAGCCGATTACGCACGTCGGCTCCGCATCCATCGGTCTGTGGTGCAGCACAGGTAGCACGTGCGAAACGCCTCGCGAAGCTGGCATAACGCATTTCATCGAGCATATGTTGTTCAAGGGAACGGCAAAGAGGAGCGCCCTCCAGATCGCTGAGGAGATCGAGGGACGCGGCGGGGCGCTGAACGCCTTCACCGACAAGGAGAACACGTGCTACTACTGCCGCGTGCTCGCCGAAGATACCGAGGTCGGAATCGACGTCCTAGCGGATATGGTCTGCGATTCTGCTTTGGCCGAAGAGGAGATGGAGCGCGAAAAGGGGGTTGTCCTCGAAGAGATCAAGCGCTCGGACGATGAGCCGAGCGACCATGTTCACGAACTGCACATCCAAGCGCTTTGGAAAGACAGCCCGTTCGGCAAGCCGGTGCTAGGAGTCCCGGACACGGTCTCTTCGTTCTCGCCGGACGACCTTCGAAACTACATGGCCCGACGGTACAACGGCGCAACGATTCTTCTTGCAGTCGCCGGCAACGTCGATCCGGAAGACGTTCGAAACTGGGCAGAGGAGAGCCTGGGGGGCATCCCTGCGGGCGATCGTGGAAACGGGCTTGCACGGCCGGAAGGCGCGGCCGGCGAGAACATCATCGCGAAGGACATCGAGCAGGTGCACTTTTGCATCGGCGGCGACGGGGTCTCGATGCACGACGACGACCGTTACGCTGCGATCGTCATGGACGGCGTCCTCGGCAGCGGCATGAGCAGCCGCCTTTTCCAAGAGGTTCGAGAAAAGCGAGGTCTCGCTTACGCAATCGGCTCGTACATGTTGTCTTACAGCACGGGCGGCGCGTTCACGGTCTTCGGCGGCACCGGGATGAAGACGTGGCAGCAGGTTCAGGATATAGTGCGATCCGAGTTCGACAAGCTCATGAAGAGCGGTGCTCCGGACGGGGAGCTGGAGAAGGTGAAGAAGAACTTCGCAGGACACGTCGTCCTCGCGCTAGAGAGTACGAGCACCCGAATGATGCGCATGGCGCGGAATGAGATCAACTACGGTCGGCAGATTCCGGTAGAGGAGACTCTTGACGCCGTCCGAGCGGTGACGAACGATCAACTGATGACTATTGCAAACCGTGTTCTGAGCAAGGACAACACGAGCACGACTGCGATCGGCCCGTTCTAG
- a CDS encoding GAF domain-containing protein, translating into MANFQPIVSLKDILTDLRAAMVRSRNEEQLLQEAATVVKESTDWDACDILISGPGNALVLVASTLSPEYAGRFRLGPGRGTASRAYSSFEPVIVQSGLQSDPDYTVHPGIPEPPYDAAFGMALNDRKGPVGVLFLRRLDSWSPTDDELEYLKAVVNDVSFALEVFRGGYDAAAIGDKLSVVSEVSRSIAASPYLEEILQLLVNLTAQRFRYKVVTVRLLDERRQELVLRATQATNKAYQRKEAIKLGQSIAGRVIENKKTMIVENVQEDEDYIGHDLAREQGLKSMVCVPLLLHGRAVGVITCYTDRIRKFRAAEIAALETLAEQAAISIEHARLQVRNTLMQEMHHRVKNNLQQVASLLRLQKRQSYYKTLDEALEDSLSRILAIAAVHELLSREDLDHVSIMTIAKSLVQHQQQSFMLPGKSISFTVTGEDGFLNTTQATQVALILNELLLNAVEHGFKVTDVGEIIIKVDVSGDAVALVMSNSGDPLPDDFDQSKGRLGMQIMRSLSQALGGEFLLSMKDGLTVADLRFTRSTAE; encoded by the coding sequence TTGGCAAACTTTCAGCCTATCGTTTCCCTCAAAGATATCTTGACCGACTTAAGGGCAGCCATGGTTCGGTCGCGGAATGAGGAGCAGCTGCTTCAAGAGGCGGCGACAGTCGTAAAAGAATCGACCGATTGGGACGCCTGCGATATTCTGATCAGCGGCCCAGGGAACGCTCTGGTGCTTGTGGCCAGCACGCTCTCTCCGGAGTACGCCGGTCGATTTCGGCTCGGTCCGGGGCGGGGTACGGCGTCGCGGGCGTACTCCTCATTCGAGCCTGTCATCGTGCAGAGCGGCTTGCAGTCTGACCCTGATTACACGGTTCACCCAGGAATACCGGAGCCGCCGTATGACGCAGCATTCGGCATGGCCTTGAACGACCGCAAGGGACCTGTCGGCGTTCTTTTTCTGCGGCGCCTGGATTCATGGAGCCCGACTGACGACGAACTTGAGTATTTGAAGGCGGTCGTCAACGACGTCTCGTTTGCGCTGGAAGTTTTCCGCGGCGGCTACGATGCAGCCGCCATCGGCGACAAGTTGAGCGTCGTCAGCGAGGTTTCGCGGTCTATTGCAGCCAGCCCGTATCTCGAGGAGATCCTACAGCTGCTCGTCAATCTGACTGCGCAGCGGTTCCGCTACAAGGTAGTAACCGTGAGACTGCTGGACGAACGCCGGCAAGAGCTCGTCTTGCGCGCCACGCAGGCGACGAACAAGGCGTATCAGCGCAAAGAGGCGATCAAGCTCGGGCAGTCGATCGCAGGCCGGGTCATCGAGAACAAGAAGACGATGATCGTTGAAAACGTGCAGGAGGACGAGGACTACATCGGACACGATCTGGCGAGAGAGCAGGGCTTGAAAAGCATGGTCTGTGTTCCGCTCTTGCTACACGGCCGCGCAGTCGGCGTCATCACCTGCTACACGGATCGCATCAGGAAGTTCCGCGCTGCAGAGATCGCTGCTCTTGAGACGCTGGCCGAACAGGCGGCGATCAGCATCGAGCACGCGCGGCTGCAGGTTCGCAACACCTTGATGCAAGAGATGCACCACCGCGTCAAGAACAACCTGCAACAGGTTGCGTCTCTGCTCAGACTGCAGAAAAGACAGAGCTATTACAAGACTCTGGACGAAGCGTTGGAGGATTCGCTCAGCAGAATTCTGGCGATTGCGGCAGTGCACGAGCTTCTCAGCCGCGAGGACTTGGATCACGTCAGCATCATGACGATCGCCAAAAGCTTGGTCCAGCACCAACAGCAGTCGTTCATGCTGCCTGGCAAGAGCATCAGTTTTACGGTTACCGGCGAGGACGGCTTCCTCAACACGACTCAAGCAACACAGGTCGCGCTGATCCTCAACGAACTTTTGCTGAACGCCGTCGAGCACGGATTCAAGGTGACTGACGTTGGGGAGATCATCATCAAAGTAGACGTATCCGGCGACGCAGTCGCGCTCGTAATGAGCAACTCAGGCGACCCGCTGCCGGACGACTTCGATCAGTCGAAGGGGAGGCTCGGAATGCAGATCATGCGTTCGCTCAGCCAAGCGCTCGGCGGCGAGTTCTTGCTGTCGATGAAGGACGGGCTGACCGTCGCAGACTTGCGGTTCACCCGCTCGACGGCGGAGTAA
- a CDS encoding isoprenylcysteine carboxylmethyltransferase family protein has product MTKADSPGVHVPPPFIFAAAFGLGLGLHRLFAWSLPAFLELPGIVLVVAGLGLMFVSVGVFWSRRTTIMPNKSATEFVVVGPYRFTRNPMYVGMSVAYVGLSFAFSPAWPLVLLPLAVFLVGRTVIAREEEYLLRTFGSSYEDYRSRVRRWI; this is encoded by the coding sequence GTGACCAAAGCTGACTCTCCCGGCGTGCACGTTCCGCCGCCGTTCATCTTCGCGGCGGCGTTCGGTCTGGGGCTTGGCTTGCACCGGCTTTTTGCCTGGTCCCTGCCTGCGTTCTTGGAGCTGCCCGGCATAGTCCTGGTCGTGGCTGGGCTCGGGCTGATGTTCGTGTCGGTCGGAGTGTTCTGGTCGCGGCGGACGACGATCATGCCGAACAAGTCCGCCACGGAGTTCGTGGTCGTCGGCCCGTACCGTTTCACGCGCAACCCGATGTACGTCGGGATGTCGGTAGCTTACGTCGGCCTGTCGTTTGCGTTCTCCCCAGCCTGGCCGCTCGTGCTGTTGCCGCTGGCGGTCTTTCTCGTCGGCCGCACCGTCATCGCGCGCGAAGAGGAGTACCTGCTGCGGACTTTCGGGTCTTCGTACGAGGATTACCGCTCCCGCGTGCGGCGCTGGATTTGA
- a CDS encoding DUF1579 family protein: MRKTLLIVSAVFAASLCMAQPNTEPSDEIKKFDWMVGEWVSSSVWNIDGMEMPVETKVLAVWDGQFLRHTTVSDFGMMEMTETMMFGYDAKNKWYFSSAYTNMAPMPRVEYGRLVGSTLVMISDPWEIMGDVSVSRATIVKVSDDEYTFTLEFKEGGSWTLINESTFKRVEK, translated from the coding sequence ATGAGAAAAACACTGCTGATCGTTTCCGCCGTTTTTGCTGCAAGCCTCTGCATGGCCCAGCCAAATACCGAGCCATCCGACGAGATTAAGAAGTTCGATTGGATGGTCGGAGAGTGGGTCTCATCTTCCGTCTGGAATATCGACGGCATGGAAATGCCGGTCGAAACCAAAGTTTTGGCCGTCTGGGACGGCCAGTTCCTGCGACACACTACCGTTAGCGACTTTGGAATGATGGAGATGACTGAGACCATGATGTTCGGCTACGACGCGAAGAACAAGTGGTACTTTTCCAGCGCTTACACGAACATGGCCCCGATGCCGCGCGTCGAGTACGGCAGGCTCGTCGGCAGCACGCTCGTGATGATCAGCGACCCTTGGGAGATCATGGGCGACGTTTCCGTGAGCAGAGCGACAATCGTGAAGGTCAGCGACGACGAATATACGTTTACGCTGGAATTCAAGGAAGGAGGCTCTTGGACTCTGATCAACGAATCGACTTTCAAGCGCGTCGAGAAGTGA
- a CDS encoding PD-(D/E)XK nuclease family protein gives MARKPSLSPSKITTYLACPDKYKWTYVDDRGKWYMRSKSYFSFGSTLHKVLQRFHDSGDSGVTTTSQALAALDESWIEAGYASQDDMMQAMAEGKDIIESYVEAVQAKPVTAETIYIEKLLRADLGEFVLIGRVDRVDEHEDGTLEIIDYKTGRDTVSAEDVEADMAMSCYQLLLSKLHPNKRIVATIIALRSGGQATSSMSQADLQEFESDLVSLRSEIHDRDFEGMTPVPKSLCPSCDFLPLCSRHEDFELPAAESEPATPAQ, from the coding sequence GTGGCCCGTAAGCCTAGCCTGAGCCCATCCAAGATCACGACCTATCTTGCCTGCCCGGACAAGTACAAATGGACGTACGTCGACGACCGCGGCAAGTGGTACATGCGGTCGAAGTCGTACTTCAGCTTCGGCTCAACGTTGCACAAGGTACTGCAGCGATTCCACGACTCTGGCGACAGTGGAGTCACGACCACGTCTCAGGCCCTGGCCGCGCTGGACGAGAGTTGGATCGAGGCCGGTTATGCCAGCCAGGACGACATGATGCAGGCGATGGCAGAGGGCAAGGACATCATCGAGAGCTACGTGGAGGCTGTTCAGGCGAAGCCGGTGACGGCGGAGACCATTTACATCGAGAAGCTACTACGGGCCGACCTTGGTGAGTTCGTGTTAATTGGCCGAGTAGACCGGGTTGACGAGCACGAAGACGGCACGCTGGAGATCATCGACTACAAGACCGGTCGGGACACCGTCAGCGCGGAAGACGTTGAGGCGGACATGGCGATGTCGTGCTATCAACTCTTGCTCAGCAAGCTTCATCCGAACAAGAGAATCGTCGCGACGATCATCGCCTTGAGAAGCGGCGGACAAGCGACGTCTTCGATGAGCCAAGCCGACCTTCAAGAGTTCGAGTCGGATCTCGTCTCGCTCCGGTCAGAGATTCACGACAGAGACTTTGAAGGCATGACGCCGGTTCCTAAAAGCTTGTGCCCTTCTTGCGACTTCCTGCCGCTGTGCTCGAGGCATGAAGATTTCGAACTGCCAGCCGCCGAGTCCGAGCCCGCTACTCCAGCACAATAA
- a CDS encoding DUF4382 domain-containing protein, with protein MKKFFLISIVASLGFGLLGCGGDGAQLGTTGTLSFNLVDAPLSNVLELNITFDRVEAHLDGQWIEIAEPGIRLNLLDLTREAAPLGSAGVPLGTYTQVRLFVSDVQVVDDQGTHDVTVPSGLQTGIKVNIDATVTGGDITTILLDFNVEKSLRRQGNGQYLLQPVILAVLEVLSGTVTGTVELLDEPVHGALITAIYTEGDNYPLGTEVNTSTTDEQGEFKVWALLEGTYQITVSYTDPDTSLEFSSVVEDVVVVRQTDVSLGVIVLE; from the coding sequence ATGAAGAAGTTTTTCCTGATCTCGATCGTAGCCAGCCTTGGATTTGGCCTTCTCGGCTGTGGTGGCGACGGTGCCCAACTCGGCACGACCGGCACGCTGTCGTTCAACCTCGTTGACGCGCCGCTTTCCAACGTGCTAGAACTGAACATCACGTTTGACCGCGTAGAGGCTCATCTCGATGGGCAGTGGATTGAGATCGCCGAGCCAGGCATCAGGCTGAACTTGCTCGATCTTACTAGAGAGGCAGCCCCGTTGGGTTCTGCTGGCGTACCGCTAGGGACGTACACCCAGGTCCGGCTGTTCGTCAGCGACGTGCAGGTGGTCGACGACCAGGGAACCCACGACGTCACAGTTCCAAGCGGGCTCCAGACTGGAATCAAGGTGAACATCGACGCAACGGTTACCGGCGGCGATATCACTACGATTCTGTTGGACTTCAACGTCGAGAAATCTCTGAGGAGACAGGGCAATGGGCAGTATCTCCTACAGCCGGTGATCCTAGCGGTTCTCGAGGTTCTTTCAGGCACCGTCACCGGAACCGTAGAGCTGCTCGACGAGCCGGTCCACGGGGCGCTGATAACTGCGATTTACACAGAGGGCGACAACTATCCGTTAGGAACAGAGGTGAACACGTCGACGACGGACGAACAGGGCGAGTTCAAGGTCTGGGCGTTGCTCGAAGGCACCTATCAGATCACCGTCAGCTACACAGACCCCGACACGTCACTTGAGTTTTCATCTGTAGTCGAGGACGTGGTTGTCGTTCGACAAACGGACGTCTCTCTCGGCGTTATTGTGCTGGAGTAG
- a CDS encoding insulinase family protein, with amino-acid sequence MISIALAAVAINAGQEAKIVEVIDPSSQVVVVQAFIKPPFELDARYTANWLVLGNILLEGTKSLTPNQLKAFGSQAGVPPSVAVFSDFMVVQFVAPIGGLSLLGDLVSDVLTNAMLRDDDVLATTRRLESASGNALVSSMLGIDYELSEVRADRIRDLYTRSFRPENIVIVVGGAVTEGEGVEEFTMRFARNKYPRIGRPPRLGRGVGPLAGVDGNISTFLLTGQTIRPDATAAVRTLLALYALGVGKESAAFQALREERGWSYSQGAVLWPTAVGWSPRIYMQREAEEDEVHFIADMRTALLEAIDEWDEPVVARAVAMVEASFSYAMPTTPLRLRPDRVVSWSLEDRCSWRGYTEMTGAGQVDLDLILGAMRNLDLDDLKLAAKLLIEGANGAVYPGR; translated from the coding sequence GTGATTTCGATCGCACTTGCGGCAGTCGCGATTAACGCTGGACAGGAGGCGAAGATCGTCGAGGTCATCGACCCTTCGAGCCAGGTTGTGGTCGTGCAGGCGTTTATCAAACCGCCGTTCGAGTTGGACGCCCGCTACACCGCAAATTGGCTCGTACTTGGAAACATTTTGTTAGAGGGCACCAAGTCCTTAACTCCCAATCAGCTGAAAGCATTCGGGTCTCAGGCCGGGGTGCCTCCGAGCGTTGCAGTGTTCTCGGATTTCATGGTTGTGCAGTTCGTTGCGCCCATCGGCGGCCTGTCGTTGCTTGGCGATCTCGTGAGCGATGTTCTGACCAACGCGATGCTCCGCGATGACGATGTGCTCGCGACGACTAGGCGATTGGAGTCCGCGTCGGGCAACGCATTGGTGAGTTCCATGCTGGGGATCGACTACGAGCTATCGGAGGTGAGGGCAGATCGCATTCGGGATCTATATACGCGCTCGTTCCGACCCGAAAACATCGTGATCGTTGTTGGCGGCGCCGTCACAGAGGGGGAGGGCGTGGAGGAGTTTACGATGCGGTTTGCGAGAAACAAGTATCCGAGAATTGGCCGACCGCCACGACTCGGAAGGGGCGTCGGGCCGCTTGCGGGCGTGGACGGCAACATCAGCACGTTTCTGCTGACCGGGCAGACGATTCGTCCGGACGCAACAGCTGCAGTGCGAACGCTGCTGGCCCTGTACGCTCTCGGAGTGGGGAAGGAGAGCGCCGCGTTTCAAGCCTTGAGGGAGGAACGTGGGTGGTCGTACTCTCAAGGCGCGGTCTTGTGGCCGACTGCAGTTGGCTGGTCCCCTCGTATCTACATGCAGCGAGAGGCGGAGGAGGATGAAGTGCATTTCATTGCGGATATGCGTACGGCTCTGCTCGAAGCCATCGATGAATGGGATGAGCCAGTCGTTGCGAGGGCGGTTGCCATGGTTGAAGCGAGCTTTTCGTACGCGATGCCGACGACGCCGCTCAGGCTTCGCCCCGACCGCGTCGTTTCCTGGAGCCTGGAGGATCGATGCTCCTGGCGCGGATACACGGAGATGACTGGCGCGGGACAAGTCGACTTGGACTTGATCCTCGGTGCGATGCGGAATCTCGATCTCGACGACCTCAAACTCGCTGCCAAGCTGCTGATAGAAGGCGCAAACGGCGCGGTGTATCCAGGCCGGTAA